The sequence GCTGAATGCCCCGGTGATCTCGCCAAGGGCGTGCTGGGCCTGGCGCAGGTCTTCTGCAAGGAGTTCGCCGGCCCCGGCGAGAAGCAGCTGGGAGTGCCCGTGATCGAGGTGCTGGCCTGCGTGGCGCAGGGCTTCCAGGTGTCGCCGGCGGGCGCTGAAGCTGCTTTCTGCGGTCTGCTCGAAGCCCATGCAGGCCTTCAGGTGCTCACGCAGCAGTTCGAGGCCGTCTCCGGACCTGGCGGACAGGGTCAGGGTGACGTGGCCGTCGGCGCTTTCTTCCAGGCCGATAGGCGATGTGGATAAGTCGGCCTTGTTGCGGATCAGGGTTACGCGAGCGGGGTCCGGTCGTTCGTCGAGGAACTCCGGCCACAGGCTGAAAGCATCCACAGCCTCGGGAGCGGTGGAGTCCACCACCAGAAGTACCCTGTCAGCTTCGCCGATAGCCTTGAGTGCGCGCTCCACACCGATCTTTTCCACATGGTCATCCGTCGTCCGCAGGCCGGCGGTGTCGACGACATGCAGCGGCATGCCGTCGATGTGGATATGTTCGCGCAACACGTCCCGCGTGGTGCCTGCGATATCTGTGACGATGGCCGCTTCACGGCCCGCCAGTGCGTTCAGCAGGCTGGATTTGCCGGCATTCGGACGGCCGGCGATCACTACCGTCATGCCATCGCGCAGTAACGCACCTTGTCCTGCCTCCCGCAGAACGCCGGCGAGTTCGGAGCGAACCTTGTCGAGTTGGGAGAGGACATGGCCATCGGCGAGGAAATCGATCTCTTCCTCGGGGAAGTCGATGGCCGCTTCGACGTAGATGCGCAGCTGGATCAGCTGTTCGGTGAGCTGATGTACGCGTCGCGAAAACTCGCCCTGCAGCGAGCGAACGGCGTTGCGTGCGGCCTGCGCCGAGCTGGCCTCGATGAGGTCGGCGATGGCTTCGGCCTGGGCCAGGTCGAGTTTGTCGTTGAGGAACGCGCGTTCGCTGAATTCGCCGGGGCGGGCTTGGCGCGAGCCCAACTCCAGGCAGCGCTGCAGGAGCATGTCGAGCACTACCGGGCCGCCGTGGCCGTGCAGTTCGACGAC is a genomic window of Pseudomonas knackmussii B13 containing:
- the mnmE gene encoding tRNA uridine-5-carboxymethylaminomethyl(34) synthesis GTPase MnmE, with amino-acid sequence MNAARETIAAVATAQGRGGVGIVRVSGPRALPIAISLSGREPQPRYAHYGPFYDDDGEVIDEGLLLFFRGPNSFTGEDVVELHGHGGPVVLDMLLQRCLELGSRQARPGEFSERAFLNDKLDLAQAEAIADLIEASSAQAARNAVRSLQGEFSRRVHQLTEQLIQLRIYVEAAIDFPEEEIDFLADGHVLSQLDKVRSELAGVLREAGQGALLRDGMTVVIAGRPNAGKSSLLNALAGREAAIVTDIAGTTRDVLREHIHIDGMPLHVVDTAGLRTTDDHVEKIGVERALKAIGEADRVLLVVDSTAPEAVDAFSLWPEFLDERPDPARVTLIRNKADLSTSPIGLEESADGHVTLTLSARSGDGLELLREHLKACMGFEQTAESSFSARRRHLEALRHAGQHLDHGHSQLLLAGAGELLAEDLRQAQHALGEITGAFSSDDLLGRIFSSFCIGK